One region of Quercus lobata isolate SW786 chromosome 2, ValleyOak3.0 Primary Assembly, whole genome shotgun sequence genomic DNA includes:
- the LOC115976374 gene encoding V-type proton ATPase subunit C-like isoform X3 encodes MATRYWVVSLPVQNSASSLWNRLQDQISKHSLDTPLYRFNTPNLRVGTLDSLLSLSDDLLKVRVAEYNNMRSQLNAINRKQSGSLAVRDLSNLVKPEDIITSEHLVTLLAIVPKYSQKDWLASYETLTSYVVPRSSKKLYEENEYALYTVTLFGCVADNFRTAARERGFQIRDFEYSPEAQESRKQELEKLMQDPGSLRSSLLQWCYNSYGEVFSSWMQFCPVRVFAESILRYGLPPSFLACVLAPSVKSEKKVRSILEGLCDSVNSTYWKTEDEAGGGVAGLAGDADAHPYVSFTINLI; translated from the exons ATGGCAACGAGATACTGGGTGGTCTCTCTTCCGGTTCAGAACTCCGCGTCTTCTCTGTGGAACCGATTACAAGACCAAATCTCTAAGCATTCTCTCGACACTCCTCTCTATaga TTCAATACTCCTAATCTTCGTGTTGGAACCCTAGACTCACTCCTGTCTCTCAGCGATGATCTCCTGAAG GTTCGTGTTGCTGAATACAACAACATGCGCAGTCAGCTTAATGCTATAAACCGAAAGCAAAGTGGAAG TTTAGCTGTGCGGGATCTCTCAAATCTAGTGAAACCAGAGGATATAATTACCTCAGAACATCTAGTGACTCTACTTGCAATTGTTCCCAAGTATTCACAGAAAGACTGGTTGGCCAGCTATGAGACTTTAACTAGCTATGTg GTCCCCAGGTCATCCAAGAAGTTGTATGAGGAAAATGAATATGCTCTTTATACTGTGACACTCTTTGGTTGTGTTGCAGACAATTTTAGAACAGCTGCACGCGAGAGAGGCTTTCAA ATTCGTGATTTTGAATATAGTCCAGAAGCACAAGAGAGTCGGAAGCAGGAGTTGGAAAAATTAATGCAAGATCCGGGAAGTTTGAGAAGTTCTCTTTTGCAGTGGTGTTATAACAGTTATGGGgag GTTTTCAGTTCCTGGATGCAGTTTTGTCCTGTACGTGTTTTTGCAGAGAGCATTCTGAGATATGGTCTGCCGCCATCTTTCTTG GCATGTGTTTTAGCTCCGTCAGTAAAAAGTGAGAAGAAAGTACGCTCAATCCTTGAAGGGTTGTGTGACAGTGTAAACAG CACATACTGGAAAACTGAAGATGAAGCCGGAGGAGGGGTGGCTGGTCTGGCAGGTGATGCTGATGCCCATCCATATGTCTCCTTCACAATCAATCTCATATGA
- the LOC115976374 gene encoding V-type proton ATPase subunit C-like isoform X4 gives MATRYWVVSLPVQNSASSLWNRLQDQISKHSLDTPLYRILGAATARNQRTLVRVAEYNNMRSQLNAINRKQSGSLAVRDLSNLVKPEDIITSEHLVTLLAIVPKYSQKDWLASYETLTSYVVPRSSKKLYEENEYALYTVTLFGCVADNFRTAARERGFQIRDFEYSPEAQESRKQELEKLMQDPGSLRSSLLQWCYNSYGEVFSSWMQFCPVRVFAESILRYGLPPSFLACVLAPSVKSEKKVRSILEGLCDSVNSTYWKTEDEAGGGVAGLAGDADAHPYVSFTINLI, from the exons ATGGCAACGAGATACTGGGTGGTCTCTCTTCCGGTTCAGAACTCCGCGTCTTCTCTGTGGAACCGATTACAAGACCAAATCTCTAAGCATTCTCTCGACACTCCTCTCTATaga ATTCTTGGAGCAGCCACTGCAAGAAATCAAAGAACCCTG GTTCGTGTTGCTGAATACAACAACATGCGCAGTCAGCTTAATGCTATAAACCGAAAGCAAAGTGGAAG TTTAGCTGTGCGGGATCTCTCAAATCTAGTGAAACCAGAGGATATAATTACCTCAGAACATCTAGTGACTCTACTTGCAATTGTTCCCAAGTATTCACAGAAAGACTGGTTGGCCAGCTATGAGACTTTAACTAGCTATGTg GTCCCCAGGTCATCCAAGAAGTTGTATGAGGAAAATGAATATGCTCTTTATACTGTGACACTCTTTGGTTGTGTTGCAGACAATTTTAGAACAGCTGCACGCGAGAGAGGCTTTCAA ATTCGTGATTTTGAATATAGTCCAGAAGCACAAGAGAGTCGGAAGCAGGAGTTGGAAAAATTAATGCAAGATCCGGGAAGTTTGAGAAGTTCTCTTTTGCAGTGGTGTTATAACAGTTATGGGgag GTTTTCAGTTCCTGGATGCAGTTTTGTCCTGTACGTGTTTTTGCAGAGAGCATTCTGAGATATGGTCTGCCGCCATCTTTCTTG GCATGTGTTTTAGCTCCGTCAGTAAAAAGTGAGAAGAAAGTACGCTCAATCCTTGAAGGGTTGTGTGACAGTGTAAACAG CACATACTGGAAAACTGAAGATGAAGCCGGAGGAGGGGTGGCTGGTCTGGCAGGTGATGCTGATGCCCATCCATATGTCTCCTTCACAATCAATCTCATATGA
- the LOC115976374 gene encoding V-type proton ATPase subunit C-like isoform X2 — MATRYWVVSLPVQNSASSLWNRLQDQISKHSLDTPLYRILGAATARNQRTLFNTPNLRVGTLDSLLSLSDDLLKVRVAEYNNMRSQLNAINRKQSGSLAVRDLSNLVKPEDIITSEHLVTLLAIVPKYSQKDWLASYETLTSYVPRSSKKLYEENEYALYTVTLFGCVADNFRTAARERGFQIRDFEYSPEAQESRKQELEKLMQDPGSLRSSLLQWCYNSYGEVFSSWMQFCPVRVFAESILRYGLPPSFLACVLAPSVKSEKKVRSILEGLCDSVNSTYWKTEDEAGGGVAGLAGDADAHPYVSFTINLI; from the exons ATGGCAACGAGATACTGGGTGGTCTCTCTTCCGGTTCAGAACTCCGCGTCTTCTCTGTGGAACCGATTACAAGACCAAATCTCTAAGCATTCTCTCGACACTCCTCTCTATaga ATTCTTGGAGCAGCCACTGCAAGAAATCAAAGAACCCTG TTCAATACTCCTAATCTTCGTGTTGGAACCCTAGACTCACTCCTGTCTCTCAGCGATGATCTCCTGAAG GTTCGTGTTGCTGAATACAACAACATGCGCAGTCAGCTTAATGCTATAAACCGAAAGCAAAGTGGAAG TTTAGCTGTGCGGGATCTCTCAAATCTAGTGAAACCAGAGGATATAATTACCTCAGAACATCTAGTGACTCTACTTGCAATTGTTCCCAAGTATTCACAGAAAGACTGGTTGGCCAGCTATGAGACTTTAACTAGCTAT GTCCCCAGGTCATCCAAGAAGTTGTATGAGGAAAATGAATATGCTCTTTATACTGTGACACTCTTTGGTTGTGTTGCAGACAATTTTAGAACAGCTGCACGCGAGAGAGGCTTTCAA ATTCGTGATTTTGAATATAGTCCAGAAGCACAAGAGAGTCGGAAGCAGGAGTTGGAAAAATTAATGCAAGATCCGGGAAGTTTGAGAAGTTCTCTTTTGCAGTGGTGTTATAACAGTTATGGGgag GTTTTCAGTTCCTGGATGCAGTTTTGTCCTGTACGTGTTTTTGCAGAGAGCATTCTGAGATATGGTCTGCCGCCATCTTTCTTG GCATGTGTTTTAGCTCCGTCAGTAAAAAGTGAGAAGAAAGTACGCTCAATCCTTGAAGGGTTGTGTGACAGTGTAAACAG CACATACTGGAAAACTGAAGATGAAGCCGGAGGAGGGGTGGCTGGTCTGGCAGGTGATGCTGATGCCCATCCATATGTCTCCTTCACAATCAATCTCATATGA
- the LOC115976374 gene encoding V-type proton ATPase subunit C-like isoform X1, producing the protein MATRYWVVSLPVQNSASSLWNRLQDQISKHSLDTPLYRILGAATARNQRTLFNTPNLRVGTLDSLLSLSDDLLKVRVAEYNNMRSQLNAINRKQSGSLAVRDLSNLVKPEDIITSEHLVTLLAIVPKYSQKDWLASYETLTSYVVPRSSKKLYEENEYALYTVTLFGCVADNFRTAARERGFQIRDFEYSPEAQESRKQELEKLMQDPGSLRSSLLQWCYNSYGEVFSSWMQFCPVRVFAESILRYGLPPSFLACVLAPSVKSEKKVRSILEGLCDSVNSTYWKTEDEAGGGVAGLAGDADAHPYVSFTINLI; encoded by the exons ATGGCAACGAGATACTGGGTGGTCTCTCTTCCGGTTCAGAACTCCGCGTCTTCTCTGTGGAACCGATTACAAGACCAAATCTCTAAGCATTCTCTCGACACTCCTCTCTATaga ATTCTTGGAGCAGCCACTGCAAGAAATCAAAGAACCCTG TTCAATACTCCTAATCTTCGTGTTGGAACCCTAGACTCACTCCTGTCTCTCAGCGATGATCTCCTGAAG GTTCGTGTTGCTGAATACAACAACATGCGCAGTCAGCTTAATGCTATAAACCGAAAGCAAAGTGGAAG TTTAGCTGTGCGGGATCTCTCAAATCTAGTGAAACCAGAGGATATAATTACCTCAGAACATCTAGTGACTCTACTTGCAATTGTTCCCAAGTATTCACAGAAAGACTGGTTGGCCAGCTATGAGACTTTAACTAGCTATGTg GTCCCCAGGTCATCCAAGAAGTTGTATGAGGAAAATGAATATGCTCTTTATACTGTGACACTCTTTGGTTGTGTTGCAGACAATTTTAGAACAGCTGCACGCGAGAGAGGCTTTCAA ATTCGTGATTTTGAATATAGTCCAGAAGCACAAGAGAGTCGGAAGCAGGAGTTGGAAAAATTAATGCAAGATCCGGGAAGTTTGAGAAGTTCTCTTTTGCAGTGGTGTTATAACAGTTATGGGgag GTTTTCAGTTCCTGGATGCAGTTTTGTCCTGTACGTGTTTTTGCAGAGAGCATTCTGAGATATGGTCTGCCGCCATCTTTCTTG GCATGTGTTTTAGCTCCGTCAGTAAAAAGTGAGAAGAAAGTACGCTCAATCCTTGAAGGGTTGTGTGACAGTGTAAACAG CACATACTGGAAAACTGAAGATGAAGCCGGAGGAGGGGTGGCTGGTCTGGCAGGTGATGCTGATGCCCATCCATATGTCTCCTTCACAATCAATCTCATATGA
- the LOC115976374 gene encoding V-type proton ATPase subunit C-like isoform X5, translating into MATRYWVVSLPVQNSASSLWNRLQDQISKHSLDTPLYRVRVAEYNNMRSQLNAINRKQSGSLAVRDLSNLVKPEDIITSEHLVTLLAIVPKYSQKDWLASYETLTSYVVPRSSKKLYEENEYALYTVTLFGCVADNFRTAARERGFQIRDFEYSPEAQESRKQELEKLMQDPGSLRSSLLQWCYNSYGEVFSSWMQFCPVRVFAESILRYGLPPSFLACVLAPSVKSEKKVRSILEGLCDSVNSTYWKTEDEAGGGVAGLAGDADAHPYVSFTINLI; encoded by the exons ATGGCAACGAGATACTGGGTGGTCTCTCTTCCGGTTCAGAACTCCGCGTCTTCTCTGTGGAACCGATTACAAGACCAAATCTCTAAGCATTCTCTCGACACTCCTCTCTATaga GTTCGTGTTGCTGAATACAACAACATGCGCAGTCAGCTTAATGCTATAAACCGAAAGCAAAGTGGAAG TTTAGCTGTGCGGGATCTCTCAAATCTAGTGAAACCAGAGGATATAATTACCTCAGAACATCTAGTGACTCTACTTGCAATTGTTCCCAAGTATTCACAGAAAGACTGGTTGGCCAGCTATGAGACTTTAACTAGCTATGTg GTCCCCAGGTCATCCAAGAAGTTGTATGAGGAAAATGAATATGCTCTTTATACTGTGACACTCTTTGGTTGTGTTGCAGACAATTTTAGAACAGCTGCACGCGAGAGAGGCTTTCAA ATTCGTGATTTTGAATATAGTCCAGAAGCACAAGAGAGTCGGAAGCAGGAGTTGGAAAAATTAATGCAAGATCCGGGAAGTTTGAGAAGTTCTCTTTTGCAGTGGTGTTATAACAGTTATGGGgag GTTTTCAGTTCCTGGATGCAGTTTTGTCCTGTACGTGTTTTTGCAGAGAGCATTCTGAGATATGGTCTGCCGCCATCTTTCTTG GCATGTGTTTTAGCTCCGTCAGTAAAAAGTGAGAAGAAAGTACGCTCAATCCTTGAAGGGTTGTGTGACAGTGTAAACAG CACATACTGGAAAACTGAAGATGAAGCCGGAGGAGGGGTGGCTGGTCTGGCAGGTGATGCTGATGCCCATCCATATGTCTCCTTCACAATCAATCTCATATGA
- the LOC115976374 gene encoding V-type proton ATPase subunit C-like isoform X6 — protein sequence MATRYWVVSLPVQNSASSLWNRLQDQISKHSLDTPLYRILGAATARNQRTLFNTPNLRVGTLDSLLSLSDDLLKVRVAEYNNMRSQLNAINRKQSGSLAVRDLSNLVKPEDIITSEHLVTLLAIVPKYSQKDWLASYETLTSYVVPRSSKKLYEENEYALYTVTLFGCVADNFRTAARERGFQIRDFEYSPEAQESRKQELEKLMQDPGSLRSSLLQWCYNSYGEVFSSWMQFCPVRVFAESILRYGLPPSFLHILEN from the exons ATGGCAACGAGATACTGGGTGGTCTCTCTTCCGGTTCAGAACTCCGCGTCTTCTCTGTGGAACCGATTACAAGACCAAATCTCTAAGCATTCTCTCGACACTCCTCTCTATaga ATTCTTGGAGCAGCCACTGCAAGAAATCAAAGAACCCTG TTCAATACTCCTAATCTTCGTGTTGGAACCCTAGACTCACTCCTGTCTCTCAGCGATGATCTCCTGAAG GTTCGTGTTGCTGAATACAACAACATGCGCAGTCAGCTTAATGCTATAAACCGAAAGCAAAGTGGAAG TTTAGCTGTGCGGGATCTCTCAAATCTAGTGAAACCAGAGGATATAATTACCTCAGAACATCTAGTGACTCTACTTGCAATTGTTCCCAAGTATTCACAGAAAGACTGGTTGGCCAGCTATGAGACTTTAACTAGCTATGTg GTCCCCAGGTCATCCAAGAAGTTGTATGAGGAAAATGAATATGCTCTTTATACTGTGACACTCTTTGGTTGTGTTGCAGACAATTTTAGAACAGCTGCACGCGAGAGAGGCTTTCAA ATTCGTGATTTTGAATATAGTCCAGAAGCACAAGAGAGTCGGAAGCAGGAGTTGGAAAAATTAATGCAAGATCCGGGAAGTTTGAGAAGTTCTCTTTTGCAGTGGTGTTATAACAGTTATGGGgag GTTTTCAGTTCCTGGATGCAGTTTTGTCCTGTACGTGTTTTTGCAGAGAGCATTCTGAGATATGGTCTGCCGCCATCTTTCTTG CACATACTGGAAAACTGA
- the LOC115976374 gene encoding V-type proton ATPase subunit C-like isoform X7: MATRYWVVSLPVQNSASSLWNRLQDQISKHSLDTPLYRILGAATARNQRTLFNTPNLRVGTLDSLLSLSDDLLKVRVAEYNNMRSQLNAINRKQSGSLAVRDLSNLVKPEDIITSEHLVTLLAIVPKYSQKDWLASYETLTSYVVPRSSKKLYEENEYALYTVTLFGCVADNFRTAARERGFQIRDFEYSPEAQESRKQELEKLMQDPGSLRSSLLQWCYNSYGEVFSSWMQFCPVRVFAESILRYGMCFSSVSKK, from the exons ATGGCAACGAGATACTGGGTGGTCTCTCTTCCGGTTCAGAACTCCGCGTCTTCTCTGTGGAACCGATTACAAGACCAAATCTCTAAGCATTCTCTCGACACTCCTCTCTATaga ATTCTTGGAGCAGCCACTGCAAGAAATCAAAGAACCCTG TTCAATACTCCTAATCTTCGTGTTGGAACCCTAGACTCACTCCTGTCTCTCAGCGATGATCTCCTGAAG GTTCGTGTTGCTGAATACAACAACATGCGCAGTCAGCTTAATGCTATAAACCGAAAGCAAAGTGGAAG TTTAGCTGTGCGGGATCTCTCAAATCTAGTGAAACCAGAGGATATAATTACCTCAGAACATCTAGTGACTCTACTTGCAATTGTTCCCAAGTATTCACAGAAAGACTGGTTGGCCAGCTATGAGACTTTAACTAGCTATGTg GTCCCCAGGTCATCCAAGAAGTTGTATGAGGAAAATGAATATGCTCTTTATACTGTGACACTCTTTGGTTGTGTTGCAGACAATTTTAGAACAGCTGCACGCGAGAGAGGCTTTCAA ATTCGTGATTTTGAATATAGTCCAGAAGCACAAGAGAGTCGGAAGCAGGAGTTGGAAAAATTAATGCAAGATCCGGGAAGTTTGAGAAGTTCTCTTTTGCAGTGGTGTTATAACAGTTATGGGgag GTTTTCAGTTCCTGGATGCAGTTTTGTCCTGTACGTGTTTTTGCAGAGAGCATTCTGAGATATG GCATGTGTTTTAGCTCCGTCAGTAAAAAGTGA